The following proteins come from a genomic window of Geomonas sp. RF6:
- the groL gene encoding chaperonin GroEL (60 kDa chaperone family; promotes refolding of misfolded polypeptides especially under stressful conditions; forms two stacked rings of heptamers to form a barrel-shaped 14mer; ends can be capped by GroES; misfolded proteins enter the barrel where they are refolded when GroES binds), giving the protein MAAKLIKFNAEGSNAILKGVNTLADAVKVTLGPKGRNVVIEKSYGSPLITKDGVTVAKEIEVHDKFENMGAQLVKEVASKTSDTAGDGTTTATVLAQAIYRQGTKLVAAGHNPMELKRGIDRGVEIVVEELKNLSKPIQDHKEIAQVGTISANNDKTIGDIIAQAMEKVGKEGVITVEEAKSMETTLETVEGMQFDRGYLSPYFVTDPERMEANLENVAILIHDKKISNMKELLPILEKIAKSGRPLLIISEDIEGEALATLVVNKLRGVLNVCAVKAPGFGDRRKAMLEDIAILTGGKVISEELGFKLENATLDMLGHAKRATVDKDNTTIIDGAGQEADIQGRVKMMRAQIEETTSDYDKEKLQERLAKLVGGVAVIKVGAATETEMKEKKARVEDALHATRAAVDEGIVPGGGVAYLRALRVLTEVQLDTEQQFGVSIVKDALEAPIRQIALNAGVDGSIVVDRVRNADGAYGYNAADDIYVDMIQAGIIDPTKVSRTALQNAASIAGLMLTTEAVISEKPREESAMPAMPGGMGGMDMM; this is encoded by the coding sequence ATGGCAGCAAAACTGATCAAGTTCAACGCGGAGGGGAGCAACGCGATCCTCAAAGGGGTCAATACCCTAGCGGATGCCGTGAAGGTCACCCTCGGCCCGAAGGGGCGCAACGTGGTTATCGAGAAGTCGTACGGCTCGCCCCTCATCACCAAGGACGGCGTCACAGTCGCGAAAGAGATCGAGGTCCACGACAAGTTCGAGAACATGGGAGCGCAGCTGGTGAAAGAGGTCGCGTCCAAGACCTCCGACACGGCCGGTGACGGCACCACCACCGCGACCGTTCTGGCGCAGGCGATCTATCGGCAGGGGACGAAGCTCGTTGCCGCCGGGCACAACCCGATGGAGCTCAAGCGCGGCATCGACCGCGGCGTCGAGATCGTGGTCGAGGAGTTGAAGAACCTCTCCAAGCCGATCCAGGACCACAAGGAAATCGCGCAGGTCGGCACCATCTCCGCCAACAACGACAAGACGATCGGCGACATCATCGCCCAGGCAATGGAAAAGGTCGGCAAGGAAGGGGTCATCACGGTCGAGGAAGCAAAATCGATGGAGACGACTCTCGAGACGGTGGAGGGGATGCAGTTTGACCGCGGCTACCTTTCCCCCTACTTTGTCACCGATCCGGAGCGGATGGAGGCCAACCTGGAGAACGTCGCCATCCTCATTCACGACAAGAAGATCTCCAACATGAAGGAGCTTCTTCCGATCCTGGAAAAGATCGCCAAGTCCGGCCGTCCCCTCCTCATCATCTCCGAAGACATCGAAGGCGAAGCACTCGCCACCCTCGTGGTGAACAAGCTGCGCGGCGTCCTCAACGTCTGCGCAGTGAAGGCCCCCGGCTTCGGGGACCGCAGGAAGGCGATGCTCGAGGACATCGCGATCCTCACCGGGGGCAAGGTGATCTCAGAGGAGCTCGGCTTCAAGCTGGAAAACGCCACACTGGACATGCTCGGTCACGCGAAGAGGGCAACGGTCGACAAGGACAACACCACCATCATCGACGGCGCCGGTCAGGAAGCCGATATCCAGGGGCGTGTGAAGATGATGCGCGCGCAGATCGAGGAGACGACCAGCGATTACGACAAAGAAAAGCTGCAGGAGCGCCTGGCAAAGCTTGTCGGTGGTGTCGCGGTCATCAAGGTCGGCGCAGCGACCGAGACGGAGATGAAGGAGAAGAAGGCGAGGGTGGAGGACGCGCTGCATGCGACCCGCGCTGCCGTCGACGAAGGGATCGTACCGGGCGGCGGCGTCGCCTACCTGCGCGCACTGCGGGTGCTGACCGAGGTACAGCTTGATACCGAGCAGCAATTCGGGGTCAGCATCGTGAAGGATGCGCTGGAGGCGCCAATCCGCCAGATCGCGCTGAATGCCGGGGTGGACGGCTCCATCGTAGTCGACAGGGTGAGAAACGCAGATGGCGCCTACGGCTACAACGCCGCCGACGACATCTACGTCGACATGATCCAGGCGGGGATCATCGACCCGACGAAGGTCTCCCGCACCGCGCTGCAAAACGCCGCCTCCATCGCCGGCCTCATGCTCACGACCGAGGCAGTGATCTCCGAGAAGCCGCGCGAGGAGTCCGCGATGCCGGCAATGCCCGGCGGGATGGGGGGCATGGATATGATGTAG
- the groES gene encoding co-chaperone GroES — translation MNLRPMQDRIIVKRLEEEARTAGGIFIPETAKEKPQRGEIVAVGKGKRSDDGKIFPLDVKVGDKVLFGKYAGNEIKVDGEELLIMREDDILGVIE, via the coding sequence ATGAACCTGAGACCGATGCAGGACCGAATCATCGTGAAAAGGCTGGAAGAAGAAGCCCGTACAGCCGGCGGCATCTTCATTCCGGAGACTGCTAAAGAGAAACCCCAAAGGGGTGAAATTGTCGCCGTAGGCAAAGGAAAGCGCAGTGACGACGGCAAGATATTCCCGCTGGACGTGAAGGTCGGCGACAAGGTCCTCTTCGGCAAGTACGCCGGAAACGAGATAAAGGTCGACGGGGAGGAGCTCCTCATCATGCGTGAGGACGACATCCTCGGAGTCATCGAGTAG
- a CDS encoding deoxyribodipyrimidine photo-lyase, translating to MMPQRIHPLNERPLRPGPVVYWMSRDQRVADNWALLHAQELAIQGRHPLAVVFTLVPEFLGAALRQYAFMLKGLQQVAERLAQLKIPFYLLTGDPPAEIAAFVVQHRAGAVVADFDPLRIKRQWREEAAKHLPVPLVEVDAHNIVPCRYVSSRQEFGAYTLRPKIRRLLHDFLDEFPPLLPHPTPWPLPPPLFDSERVLSSLPLDRTVPEVRRVSPGEDAARERLQNFLDEGVDLYETRRNDPSQDGQSGLSPFLHFGQLSAQRVALETGRQEGSISSREAFLEELIVRRELSDNLCQYNLHYDSIEGLPGWARETLDEHREDPREFVYSLEEFAAGDTHDPLWNASQLEMVRTGRMHGYLRMYWAKKILEWTETPEEAMKVAIALNDRYQLDGRDPNGYAGISWSIGGMHDRAWGERPIFGKVRYMNDKGCRRKFSVAGYIARVQEMKDRMEGGNVLS from the coding sequence ATGATGCCTCAACGCATTCATCCCCTGAACGAGCGTCCCCTCCGCCCCGGGCCGGTGGTGTACTGGATGAGCCGGGACCAGCGGGTCGCGGACAACTGGGCGCTCCTCCATGCCCAGGAACTTGCGATCCAGGGGCGCCACCCTCTTGCTGTGGTATTCACCCTGGTGCCGGAGTTCCTCGGAGCGGCGCTGCGGCAGTATGCCTTCATGCTGAAGGGGCTGCAACAGGTGGCAGAGCGCCTCGCACAGTTGAAGATCCCGTTTTACCTCCTCACAGGGGACCCGCCCGCGGAAATTGCCGCCTTCGTCGTGCAGCACCGCGCTGGGGCGGTGGTGGCGGACTTCGACCCGCTGCGCATAAAGCGGCAGTGGCGGGAAGAGGCGGCAAAGCACCTTCCGGTGCCGCTGGTCGAGGTAGATGCCCACAATATCGTCCCCTGCCGCTACGTCTCGAGCCGCCAGGAGTTCGGCGCATACACCTTGCGACCGAAGATCCGCCGTCTGCTGCATGACTTCCTGGACGAGTTCCCGCCACTCCTCCCCCACCCTACTCCATGGCCACTCCCGCCTCCCCTCTTCGACAGCGAAAGGGTGCTGTCTTCACTCCCCCTCGACCGCACGGTCCCTGAGGTGAGGCGCGTTTCTCCTGGCGAGGATGCTGCGAGAGAGCGGCTCCAGAATTTTCTTGATGAAGGGGTCGACCTCTACGAGACCCGCCGCAACGACCCGTCCCAGGACGGCCAATCGGGGCTCTCCCCTTTTCTGCACTTTGGCCAGCTTTCGGCGCAGCGGGTGGCGTTGGAGACGGGGCGGCAGGAGGGAAGCATCTCCTCACGAGAGGCCTTTCTCGAGGAGTTGATCGTGCGGCGGGAGCTTTCGGACAACCTCTGCCAGTACAACCTGCACTACGACAGCATCGAGGGGCTACCGGGTTGGGCGCGCGAAACCCTGGACGAGCACCGGGAGGACCCGCGCGAGTTCGTGTACTCGCTGGAGGAATTCGCCGCCGGAGATACGCACGATCCGCTGTGGAACGCGTCGCAGCTCGAAATGGTGCGGACCGGAAGGATGCACGGCTACCTGCGCATGTACTGGGCGAAAAAGATCCTGGAGTGGACGGAGACGCCCGAGGAGGCGATGAAGGTCGCCATCGCCTTGAACGACCGGTACCAGCTGGACGGGCGCGACCCCAACGGTTACGCGGGCATCTCCTGGAGTATCGGGGGGATGCACGACCGCGCCTGGGGCGAGCGCCCTATCTTCGGAAAGGTTCGCTACATGAACGACAAGGGGTGCCGGCGCAAGTTCAGCGTGGCGGGTTACATCGCGCGGGTGCAGGAGATGAAGGACCGAATGGAGGGTGGAAATGTTCTTTCATGA
- a CDS encoding SRPBCC family protein, which translates to MFFHDMRRLERIQRLTMSLGDAWTFFSDPANLPVITPPELGFTMAGPLPPRMHPGMIASYTVTPFGLIRLGWITEITHVEEPHFFVDEQRFGPYRFWHHQHHMREVPGGVEMHDIVHYILPFAPFSRIIAGQVAKQLDTIFDFRHKTLQKMFSTTL; encoded by the coding sequence ATGTTCTTTCATGACATGAGACGGCTGGAACGCATCCAGAGGCTGACGATGAGTCTGGGGGATGCCTGGACATTTTTCTCCGATCCCGCAAACCTTCCGGTCATCACTCCTCCGGAGCTGGGCTTCACGATGGCTGGCCCGCTCCCCCCGAGGATGCATCCCGGCATGATTGCGTCGTACACCGTCACGCCGTTCGGGCTCATTCGCCTGGGGTGGATCACCGAGATCACCCACGTGGAGGAGCCACACTTCTTCGTGGACGAGCAGCGCTTCGGGCCGTACCGTTTCTGGCACCACCAGCACCACATGCGCGAGGTGCCGGGAGGGGTGGAGATGCACGACATCGTGCACTACATTCTCCCCTTTGCCCCCTTCAGCCGCATCATCGCAGGGCAGGTAGCGAAGCAGCTGGACACCATCTTTGATTTCCGGCACAAGACGCTGCAGAAAATGTTCAGCACGACGCTGTAG